The region TTCGTGGTGGGGCACATCGGCGTACCGCGCGAAGTCGGCGCGGAAAATCCCCCTCCCTTTAGTGAGGGATCGGAGATCCAGCGCGTAGCGCATCATCGTGGCCATCGGCACCTCGGCCCGGATGCGGGTTTTGCCGGCGCCACATGGTTCCATTCCGGACATGTGCCCGCGCCGGGTGTTGAGATCGCCGACGACCTCGCCGACCGAATCATCCGGAACATCGATCTCGACGCTGAGGATCGGTTCCATTAGAACGGGGTTGGCTTTTTCGGTCGCGGCACGGAAGGCGATTTGGCCCGCCATCTTAAAGGCGGCTTCGCTCGAATCGACGTCGTGGTAACTGCCGTCATACACGGTGGCCTTGATGTCCACCACCGGGTACCCGGCCAGCAGTCCTTTCGACATCGCTTCGACGACTCCCTTTTCCACGGCCGGGATGTAGTTTTTGGGGATTGAACCACCGACGACTTTGTTGGCAAATTCGAATCCTGTGCCCCCGGCAAGGGGTTCCAGTTCCAGCCAGCAATCGCCGTATTGGCCCTTGCCACCGGTTTGCCGCTTGAACTTCCCTTGCGCTTTGGCATTCCCGCGGATGGTTTCCCGGTAGGGCACACGCGCTTCTTGCGTTTCGACATTGACACCGAACCGGACTTTGAGCTTTTCAATCGCGGTGTCAATGTGGATGTCGCCGAGCCCTTCGAGGAGTTCTTGGTGGAGTTCGGCGTCGCGGGTGTATCGCAAGGTGGGGTCTTCTTCCAGCAGCCGATCCAGGGCGGGACCGAGCTTATCCTCGTCGGCTTTGGTGACCGGTTTGATGGCCACTCGGTATACCGGCAACGGGAAATCGGGCTTCCACATTTTGATCGGCTTGTCTTTGTTACACAGAGTGTCGCCGGTGTGGGTGTTCGTAAGCTTTGCAACCACGCAGATGTCCCCCGCCACCACCCGATCCACATTCTCCGGGTTTTTGCCGTGGGGGGTGAACAAGTTGTGGACGCGTTCCGTTTCACCCGATTCAGAGTTCAAGACGTTGTCATCGGCTTTGAGCGTCCCGCTGAAGACCCGGATGTAGTTGAGCTTTCCGACGTAGGGGTCGGCGGTAGTTTTGAAGCAATAGGCGATCAACGGGCCGTTCGGATCTTCTTCGTAATGTTGCCCTTGGATGTCGAGCGGCTTGTAGACGGGCGATGGGAGCTCGCCGATGATCCGGTCGAGCAGCGTGGCAACGCCGATGCCGGTGTGGGCAGAGCCCAACAGCACGGGGACGACTTTCCCGCTGAGCGTCCCTTCCATCAGGCCATGTTCGACTTCTTCCGGCGTGAGTTCGTTGCCTTCCAAAAATTTCATCGAGAGTTCGTCGTCACCCTCTGCGGCGGCCTCCATCATTTTTTCGTGCCGCTCTTCGGCCTCGGATTTGAGCGAATCGGGGATGTCTTCGATAATTTCGCCCCGATCCCGGCCTTTGTAGACCTTCATCTGGACAAGGTCGAGGATTCCACTAAAGGCCGCTTGTCGCCCGATCGGGATTTGAACGTTGACAATGCGGCGACCATAGCGTTGGTGGAGGGTGTCGATGAGCCCTTCGTAGTCGGCGTTGTCCCGCTCCAGCTTGTTGATAAAGATGCACTTGGCGAGGTTGTGGCGTTCGGCCACGTCCCAAGCGAGGTCAAAGCCGACATCGAGGTCGGCCTTGGCTTCGACGACGAAGACGAAGGATCCAACGACTTCTGCGACGGCGTTGAGTTCGCCGGCAAAATCCGGGAACCCTGGGACATCGATGAGGTTGATTTTGTGCCCGTGGTATTCCAGGGGTGTGACGCTGGCGCTGATGCTAATTTTGCGCCTGACTTCCAACGGGTCGTAATCGCTTTGCGTGTTGCCGGCCTCGACGGTTCCCACGCGG is a window of Armatimonadota bacterium DNA encoding:
- a CDS encoding elongation factor G — its product is MKQFTPEQIRNVAIVGHGGAGKTMLVEHMLYTAGATDRVGTVEAGNTQSDYDPLEVRRKISISASVTPLEYHGHKINLIDVPGFPDFAGELNAVAEVVGSFVFVVEAKADLDVGFDLAWDVAERHNLAKCIFINKLERDNADYEGLIDTLHQRYGRRIVNVQIPIGRQAAFSGILDLVQMKVYKGRDRGEIIEDIPDSLKSEAEERHEKMMEAAAEGDDELSMKFLEGNELTPEEVEHGLMEGTLSGKVVPVLLGSAHTGIGVATLLDRIIGELPSPVYKPLDIQGQHYEEDPNGPLIAYCFKTTADPYVGKLNYIRVFSGTLKADDNVLNSESGETERVHNLFTPHGKNPENVDRVVAGDICVVAKLTNTHTGDTLCNKDKPIKMWKPDFPLPVYRVAIKPVTKADEDKLGPALDRLLEEDPTLRYTRDAELHQELLEGLGDIHIDTAIEKLKVRFGVNVETQEARVPYRETIRGNAKAQGKFKRQTGGKGQYGDCWLELEPLAGGTGFEFANKVVGGSIPKNYIPAVEKGVVEAMSKGLLAGYPVVDIKATVYDGSYHDVDSSEAAFKMAGQIAFRAATEKANPVLMEPILSVEIDVPDDSVGEVVGDLNTRRGHMSGMEPCGAGKTRIRAEVPMATMMRYALDLRSLTKGRGIFRADFARYADVPHHEAEQLIKAHQAEANHAELH